A portion of the Fusobacterium nucleatum genome contains these proteins:
- a CDS encoding acyl CoA:acetate/3-ketoacid CoA transferase yields the protein MKFLNAIEVPDLIKNSSFLAIDGFVGIGVPEEILLNIEKSFLEKGYPHSLSFIFAAGFGDGKNRGLNRIAHEGLVKKAIGGHWGLAPNLGKLAIENKIEAYNLPQGVISQMFRNMAANKPAIISKVGIGTFVDPDLEGGKVNTVTKEDIVNKINVFGEEVLFYKCPKLDYAILRGTSSDEDGNISFENEALLLEGIHIASATKNAGGKVIVQVEKVVKRGSISPKEVKIPGILVDYVVVVEDIKNHMQTFDEQYNYGYINNNALFSDSVISFPLDERKIIARRCAINLRKDSKVLNYGIGMPESIALVLKEENQNMNFIPTVEPGAVGGIPMGGLSFGASFNPACILEQPTQFDFYDGGGLDMAFLGLAQCDQYGNINVSKFGSKLAGCGGFINITQNAKEVVFCGTFTAGGLEIAIENGKLKIIKEGKTKKFIKNVEQITFSAELAKKNEKKVLYITERAVFELRKEGLTLVEIANGIDIEKDILNNMEFKPIFAKEIKFMNKEIFLNKPMGLIF from the coding sequence ATGAAATTTTTAAACGCAATTGAAGTACCTGATTTGATTAAAAATAGCAGTTTTTTGGCCATTGATGGTTTTGTAGGAATTGGAGTTCCTGAGGAAATCTTACTTAATATTGAGAAATCATTCTTAGAAAAAGGATATCCTCATTCATTAAGTTTTATTTTTGCAGCTGGATTTGGCGATGGAAAAAATAGAGGTCTCAATAGAATTGCTCATGAAGGATTAGTAAAAAAAGCTATTGGTGGACATTGGGGACTAGCTCCAAATTTGGGAAAATTAGCAATTGAAAATAAAATAGAAGCTTATAACTTACCTCAAGGAGTTATTTCTCAAATGTTTAGGAACATGGCTGCTAATAAGCCAGCTATTATTTCAAAAGTTGGTATTGGTACTTTTGTAGATCCTGATTTAGAAGGAGGAAAAGTTAATACAGTCACTAAAGAAGATATTGTGAATAAAATAAATGTTTTTGGAGAAGAAGTTCTTTTTTATAAATGTCCAAAATTGGATTATGCAATATTGAGAGGAACTTCATCGGATGAAGATGGAAATATATCATTTGAAAATGAAGCTTTACTATTAGAAGGTATTCATATAGCTTCAGCCACTAAAAACGCAGGAGGAAAAGTTATTGTTCAAGTAGAAAAAGTTGTAAAAAGGGGAAGCATCTCTCCAAAAGAAGTAAAAATTCCAGGAATATTAGTTGATTATGTTGTTGTAGTTGAGGATATAAAAAATCATATGCAAACTTTTGATGAACAGTATAACTATGGATATATAAATAATAATGCTTTGTTTTCTGATTCTGTTATTTCTTTTCCATTAGATGAGAGAAAAATTATTGCAAGGCGTTGTGCTATAAATTTAAGAAAAGATTCTAAAGTTTTAAATTATGGTATTGGTATGCCTGAATCTATTGCATTAGTTTTAAAAGAAGAAAACCAGAATATGAATTTTATTCCAACTGTTGAACCTGGAGCTGTCGGAGGTATTCCTATGGGAGGTTTAAGTTTTGGAGCATCTTTTAATCCTGCATGTATTTTAGAACAACCAACACAATTTGATTTTTATGATGGAGGTGGTTTAGACATGGCTTTTTTGGGGCTTGCTCAATGTGATCAATATGGTAATATAAATGTTTCAAAATTTGGTTCCAAGCTTGCAGGTTGTGGAGGATTTATAAATATAACTCAAAATGCTAAAGAAGTTGTTTTTTGTGGAACATTCACAGCTGGTGGTTTAGAAATTGCCATTGAAAATGGAAAATTAAAGATTATAAAAGAGGGTAAAACTAAAAAATTTATAAAAAATGTAGAGCAGATAACTTTCAGTGCTGAACTTGCCAAAAAAAATGAAAAAAAAGTTTTATATATTACAGAAAGAGCTGTATTTGAATTAAGAAAAGAAGGTTTGACATTAGTAGAAATTGCAAATGGTATAGATATTGAAAAGGATATCCTAAATAATATGGAATTTAAACCTATTTTCGCTAAGGAAATAAAATTTATGAATAAAGAGATCTTTTTAAATAAACCAATGGGATTAATTTTTTAA
- a CDS encoding GntP family permease: MGIGVIGIILSLILLMYLAYKGISVLILAPILACFAALLNGFATGDIHILATYTEVFMKSLGGYVMKYFPLFLLGAIFGKVMDDTGAAKSIANIICEKLGKKRAIISIVLACAILTYGGVSLFVVAFAVYPIAAELFREVGIPKRFIPGAIALGAFTFTMTALPGTPQIQNAIPMQFFGTDVYAAPILGIIASAIMFFGGLFWLEFRAKKAMAKGENYGKHLDEDIVKIDTNNLPNFWISMLPIIVVLVMSFILSKYIFPNVKLDYLSKYETSASKVIGNWSLIISLATSIIVAFTFNYKKMENPLNTLTKGVNGSFLAVMNTASEVGYGNVIAGLAAFAIVKSALLGFSSNPLISEAVSVSSLAGITGSASGGLSIALGALGEVYLKEAQALGISPEVLHRISAIACGGLDTLPHNGAVVTLLGVTGLTHKESYIDIGMCTAIIPTLAVLACIILGSIGIV; encoded by the coding sequence ATGGGAATAGGTGTAATAGGAATAATATTATCGCTAATTTTGCTTATGTATCTTGCTTATAAAGGAATATCTGTTTTAATATTAGCGCCAATTTTGGCTTGTTTTGCAGCATTGTTAAATGGCTTTGCAACAGGAGATATACATATTTTAGCTACTTATACAGAAGTTTTTATGAAAAGTTTAGGTGGATATGTTATGAAATATTTTCCATTATTTTTGCTAGGAGCTATTTTTGGAAAAGTTATGGATGATACAGGAGCAGCTAAATCAATAGCAAATATAATTTGTGAAAAATTAGGGAAAAAGAGAGCCATAATTTCAATTGTTTTAGCTTGTGCAATATTAACATATGGAGGGGTATCATTATTTGTTGTTGCCTTTGCAGTCTATCCAATAGCAGCTGAATTATTCAGAGAAGTTGGAATACCAAAAAGATTTATTCCAGGTGCTATTGCACTAGGTGCCTTTACTTTTACAATGACAGCTTTACCTGGAACTCCTCAAATTCAAAATGCTATTCCTATGCAATTTTTTGGAACAGATGTTTATGCTGCACCAATTTTAGGTATTATTGCTTCTGCAATTATGTTCTTTGGAGGGTTATTTTGGTTGGAATTTAGAGCCAAAAAGGCTATGGCAAAAGGAGAAAATTATGGAAAACATCTTGATGAAGATATAGTGAAGATTGATACTAATAATCTTCCTAATTTTTGGATATCAATGTTGCCTATTATTGTAGTATTGGTTATGAGCTTTATTTTATCAAAATATATTTTTCCAAATGTAAAGTTAGATTATTTATCAAAATATGAGACTTCTGCATCTAAAGTTATTGGAAATTGGAGTTTAATTATTTCTTTAGCAACCTCTATTATTGTTGCTTTTACCTTTAATTATAAAAAAATGGAAAATCCTTTAAATACTTTAACAAAAGGTGTTAATGGATCATTTTTAGCAGTCATGAATACAGCTTCAGAAGTTGGGTATGGAAATGTAATTGCTGGACTTGCAGCATTTGCTATTGTAAAAAGTGCTTTACTTGGATTTTCTTCTAATCCATTGATATCAGAAGCTGTTTCAGTATCTTCTCTTGCTGGTATAACGGGCTCTGCATCTGGTGGATTAAGTATAGCTTTAGGTGCTTTAGGAGAAGTTTATTTAAAAGAAGCTCAAGCATTAGGTATTAGTCCTGAAGTTTTACATAGAATTTCTGCTATTGCTTGTGGTGGATTAGATACTCTTCCACATAATGGAGCAGTTGTCACTTTACTTGGAGTAACAGGTCTGACTCATAAAGAGTCATATATAGATATAGGTATGTGTACTGCTATTATCCCAACACTAGCAGTTTTAGCTTGTATAATTTTAGGAAGTATAGGAATAGTGTAA
- a CDS encoding MaoC family dehydratase, whose product MKFEDLRIGMFEEVGKTITEADVVNYAGLSLDINPIHLNNEYAKNSIFKERIVHGMLTSGLISAVLGTKLPGEGSIYLSQTLKFISPVKIGDTITAKAEIIDINPEKKIITIKTTCINQNKSIVIDGEAKVLKK is encoded by the coding sequence ATGAAATTTGAAGATTTAAGAATTGGGATGTTTGAAGAAGTTGGAAAGACTATTACTGAAGCAGATGTTGTTAATTATGCTGGCTTAAGTTTAGACATTAACCCTATACATTTAAATAATGAATATGCTAAAAATTCGATTTTTAAAGAAAGAATTGTTCATGGAATGCTGACTTCAGGGCTTATATCGGCAGTTCTTGGAACTAAATTACCTGGTGAAGGGAGTATTTATTTGTCACAGACATTAAAATTTATTTCTCCAGTAAAGATAGGAGATACAATTACTGCAAAAGCAGAAATTATTGATATAAATCCTGAAAAAAAAATTATTACTATTAAAACCACTTGTATAAACCAAAATAAGAGTATTGTAATTGATGGAGAGGCAAAAGTTTTAAAAAAATAA
- a CDS encoding ABC transporter ATP-binding protein, whose protein sequence is MLHDINLAIRYADYIVILSNDGSLYDSGEAKKVISEKILREVYGVSGDVIFDDDKKPVVSVKKSIRDN, encoded by the coding sequence GTGCTTCATGATATAAATTTAGCTATAAGATATGCTGATTATATTGTTATACTATCAAATGATGGAAGCTTATACGATTCGGGAGAAGCTAAAAAAGTTATAAGCGAAAAAATATTAAGAGAGGTTTATGGGGTAAGTGGAGATGTTATTTTTGATGATGATAAAAAACCAGTAGTGTCTGTTAAAAAATCTATAAGAGATAATTAA
- a CDS encoding HU family DNA-binding protein — MTKKEFAKLLFEKGVFTTRTEAEKKVDIIFDSIEKILLDGENLSIINWGKLEIVERAPRLGRNPKTGEEVKIGKRKSVKFRPGKAFLEKLN, encoded by the coding sequence ATGACAAAAAAGGAATTTGCTAAATTATTATTTGAAAAAGGGGTATTTACTACTAGAACTGAAGCTGAAAAAAAGGTTGATATTATATTTGATTCAATAGAAAAAATCCTATTAGATGGAGAAAATTTAAGTATTATCAACTGGGGTAAACTAGAAATAGTTGAAAGAGCTCCAAGATTAGGAAGAAACCCTAAAACTGGTGAAGAAGTAAAAATTGGTAAGAGAAAATCAGTTAAATTTAGACCAGGAAAAGCGTTCTTAGAAAAATTAAACTAA
- a CDS encoding tetratricopeptide repeat protein, with product MKNNLIELLNTLHKEAKHQEIIDKIEALPNEEKTPEIIGILARAYNNIDNYEKAVELLKSTEEYGKDTNVWNYRIGYSYYYLDNYLEAEKYFLKAVELNPTDSDSHLFLCWIYQELTDKEKDNSEKIIEYLNKSIEYANIYSKLEPEESIKDELIFAEERLGWAYDRLNNFLEGEKHLRKAIKLGDNDKWVYSQLGYTLRHQDRYEEALQNYMKSVELGRNDTWIYSEIAWTYFSLEKLSEALEYINKAKELSPVEVDLSLISRTSSILIALGKHTEAIKLLEDIINRDEYKNDIGILSDLAFAYDDLEDYKNGLIYLKRANELGRDDIWINTEFAYAYYYLGEYEKSYDYLIIVKNLGRDDLTLKLMFANTLSKMEKYEEAIEYYLELLENDKYKNDAILNCQIGWNYGELEKPKEALKYLFKAEKLGKDDRMINIDIGINLAKTGEIQDGINRLKRALTMEEGITLNDKIFLNSEIAYWYGELRDVENALNYLYITKDLGRDDAWINSQIGWNLLEEDLKEALKYLNKAKDLGKDNIWINRQFGFAYSKLGEYEKAISSFKKARELGANDSWLLYQLGLALKEYGNIEEAINIFKEEIEITDYQGFGDLQLAWCYALIDEKEKAKEYFKNVDMYLSSSLEKDEDLKKDYNTVNELINSNIYFN from the coding sequence ATGAAAAATAATTTAATTGAATTATTAAATACTTTACATAAAGAAGCGAAACATCAAGAGATAATTGATAAAATTGAAGCACTTCCAAATGAAGAAAAAACTCCTGAGATTATAGGAATTTTGGCAAGGGCATACAACAACATTGATAATTATGAAAAGGCAGTAGAACTTTTAAAATCTACTGAAGAATATGGCAAAGATACTAATGTCTGGAATTATCGTATAGGATATTCTTATTATTATTTAGATAATTATTTAGAGGCAGAAAAATATTTTTTAAAGGCTGTTGAGCTTAATCCTACTGATTCAGACTCTCATCTTTTTTTGTGTTGGATATATCAAGAATTGACAGATAAAGAAAAAGATAATTCTGAAAAAATTATTGAATATCTTAATAAAAGTATAGAATATGCTAATATTTATTCTAAGTTAGAACCAGAAGAAAGTATAAAAGATGAACTAATTTTCGCAGAAGAAAGATTAGGGTGGGCATATGACAGACTTAATAATTTTCTTGAAGGAGAAAAACATCTTAGAAAGGCAATAAAACTTGGTGATAATGATAAGTGGGTTTATTCTCAATTAGGATATACTTTAAGACATCAAGACAGATATGAGGAAGCACTTCAAAATTATATGAAATCTGTTGAATTAGGAAGAAATGATACTTGGATATATTCAGAAATTGCTTGGACATATTTTTCATTAGAAAAATTGAGTGAAGCCTTAGAATACATAAATAAAGCAAAAGAACTATCTCCTGTTGAGGTTGATTTATCACTTATATCAAGAACTTCATCTATACTTATTGCCTTAGGAAAGCATACAGAAGCTATAAAACTTTTAGAAGATATAATCAATAGAGATGAATATAAGAATGATATAGGAATATTATCAGATTTAGCTTTTGCTTATGATGATTTAGAAGATTATAAAAATGGTCTGATATATTTAAAAAGAGCTAATGAACTAGGAAGAGATGATATTTGGATAAATACAGAGTTTGCTTACGCATACTATTATTTAGGTGAATATGAAAAATCTTATGATTATCTTATTATCGTAAAAAATTTAGGAAGAGATGATTTAACTTTAAAACTTATGTTTGCAAATACTCTAAGTAAAATGGAAAAATATGAGGAAGCAATAGAATATTATTTAGAACTTTTAGAAAACGATAAATATAAAAATGATGCTATATTAAATTGTCAAATTGGTTGGAACTATGGAGAACTTGAAAAACCTAAGGAAGCTCTAAAATATTTATTTAAAGCTGAAAAACTTGGAAAAGATGATAGAATGATTAATATTGATATTGGAATTAATCTAGCTAAAACAGGTGAAATTCAAGATGGAATTAATAGATTAAAAAGAGCATTAACTATGGAGGAAGGAATAACATTAAATGATAAAATTTTTCTAAATAGTGAAATAGCATATTGGTATGGAGAACTTAGAGATGTTGAGAATGCTTTGAATTATTTATACATAACAAAAGATTTAGGTAGAGATGATGCTTGGATAAATTCTCAAATAGGTTGGAATTTATTAGAAGAAGATTTGAAAGAGGCATTAAAATATTTAAATAAGGCAAAAGATTTAGGAAAAGATAATATTTGGATTAATAGGCAATTTGGTTTTGCTTATTCTAAATTAGGAGAATATGAAAAAGCAATTTCAAGTTTTAAAAAGGCCAGAGAATTGGGAGCTAATGACTCTTGGCTGCTTTATCAATTAGGTTTAGCTTTAAAAGAATATGGTAATATTGAAGAGGCTATAAATATTTTTAAAGAAGAAATAGAAATAACTGATTATCAAGGTTTTGGAGATTTACAACTTGCTTGGTGTTATGCTTTAATTGATGAAAAAGAAAAAGCTAAGGAATATTTTAAAAATGTTGATATGTATTTGAGTTCTTCTTTAGAAAAAGATGAAGACTTAAAGAAGGATTATAACACTGTTAATGAGCTAATAAACTCTAATATTTATTTTAATTAA
- a CDS encoding dihydrolipoyl dehydrogenase family protein: protein MEKIYDLLVIGWGKAGKTLSAKLGAKGKKVAIIEENPKMYGGTCINVGCLPTKSLVHSAKILAEVKKYGIDGDYSFKNNFFKEAMKKKEEMTIKLRNKNFGLLDTNENVDIYNGRASFVSNNEVKITSSDNKEIVLKADKIVINTGSVSRTLNTEGIDNKNVMTSEGILELKKLPKKLLIIGAGYIGLEFASYFSNFGSEVSVFQFDDAFLAREDEDETKIIKEILENKGVKFFFNTSVKKFEDLGDSVKAICMKDGQEFSEEFNKVLVAVGRKPNTDNLGLENTSIQLGKFGEILVDDYLKTNAPNIWAVGDVKGGAQFTYVSLDDFRIVFPQILGENNRRKLSDRVLIPTSTFIDPPYSRVGINEKEAQRLGINYTKKFALTNTIPKAHVINEIDGFTKILINENDEIIGASICHYESHEMINLLALAINQKIKSKVLKDFIYTHPIFTESLNDILG, encoded by the coding sequence ATGGAAAAAATATATGATTTATTAGTAATAGGTTGGGGAAAAGCAGGAAAAACTTTATCTGCTAAACTTGGAGCAAAAGGTAAAAAGGTAGCTATAATAGAAGAAAATCCTAAAATGTATGGAGGAACTTGTATAAATGTTGGATGTCTACCAACGAAATCTCTTGTACATAGTGCTAAAATATTGGCAGAAGTAAAAAAATATGGAATTGATGGAGATTATTCATTTAAAAATAATTTCTTTAAAGAAGCTATGAAGAAAAAAGAAGAAATGACGATAAAATTAAGAAATAAAAATTTTGGACTATTAGATACAAATGAAAATGTTGATATTTATAATGGAAGAGCAAGTTTTGTTTCAAATAACGAAGTGAAAATTACTTCTAGTGACAATAAAGAAATTGTTTTAAAGGCTGATAAAATTGTTATAAATACTGGTTCTGTTTCAAGAACATTAAATACTGAAGGTATTGATAATAAAAATGTAATGACTAGTGAAGGAATTTTAGAATTAAAAAAATTACCAAAAAAACTTTTAATAATTGGTGCTGGATATATAGGACTTGAATTTGCTTCATATTTTTCAAATTTTGGAAGTGAAGTTTCTGTTTTTCAATTTGATGATGCTTTCTTAGCAAGAGAAGATGAAGATGAAACAAAAATAATAAAAGAAATTTTGGAAAATAAAGGTGTAAAATTTTTCTTCAATACATCAGTTAAAAAATTTGAAGATTTAGGAGATTCTGTAAAAGCAATCTGTATGAAAGATGGACAAGAATTTTCAGAAGAATTTAATAAAGTTCTAGTTGCAGTTGGAAGAAAACCTAATACTGATAATTTAGGACTTGAAAATACTTCAATTCAACTAGGAAAATTTGGAGAAATATTAGTTGATGACTATTTAAAAACAAATGCACCTAATATATGGGCAGTTGGAGATGTAAAAGGAGGAGCACAATTTACTTATGTATCATTAGATGATTTTCGTATTGTATTCCCACAAATTTTAGGAGAAAATAATAGAAGAAAATTATCTGACAGAGTTTTGATACCAACTTCTACATTTATAGACCCACCATACTCAAGAGTTGGAATAAATGAAAAAGAAGCACAAAGATTAGGAATAAATTATACTAAAAAATTTGCTTTAACAAACACTATCCCTAAAGCTCATGTTATAAATGAAATAGATGGATTTACTAAAATTTTAATAAATGAAAATGATGAAATCATTGGAGCAAGTATTTGTCATTATGAATCACATGAAATGATAA